From Daucus carota subsp. sativus chromosome 6, DH1 v3.0, whole genome shotgun sequence, the proteins below share one genomic window:
- the LOC108224805 gene encoding uncharacterized protein LOC108224805 produces the protein MASWLSLSLFDEQEEDDENEEQDKDVSNQNPSSPSVNDNNISAVIGRQFRGVAAFLAPPPSSPVSPGNSAEIPAESPPASPLLGMKNDFVEIGEGFKSKLSLISSNKAVTEISRFANGLFQFGDDEDERVLREDLGLSQEVVSFVHDISERPQLWTEFPLSLENDFDMSDIQREHTAAIEKMMPNMAALRREICKTVDEDIFWMIYFILLLPRLNDYDAELLSTPEIVEARGKLLHKLQERNMAPPVNSEVSESVETLKNSGGNENSTHANKRPTHGNEETNYAENSKEFKEKDVGTYSSDEVKQSEGEISFSDIESDDNFLSGKYSGTRQSEIPSCSGPSDWVDLKGSFGILGGDKQKTVPSTSGEKGSESEESNEWLTIDDSDLDRPAVG, from the exons ATGGCTTCTTGGTTGTCGCTTTCTCTATTCgatgaacaagaagaagatgatgagaATGAAGAACAAGATAAAGATGTTTCGAATCAAAACCCTAGCTCTCCATCTGTCAACGACAATAACATCTCCGCCGTCATCGGCCGTCAATTCCGGGGCGTCGCCGCCTTTCTCGCTCCGCCGCCTTCTTCACCCGTCTCCCCCGGTAATTCCGCCGAAATTCCCGCGGAGTCGCCGCCGGCTTCGCCTCTGcttggaatgaaaaatgatttCGTTGAGATCGGCGAAGGCTTCAAGTCCAAACTCTCTTTGATTTCTTCGAACAAGGCGGTGACTGAGATTTCGAGATTCGCGAACGGTTTGTTTCAGTTTggagatgatgaagatgagagAGTGCTCCGAGAAGACTTAGGGTTGAGTCAGGAAGTTGTGAGTTTCGTCCACGATATTTCTGAGCGGCCTCAATTGTGGACTGAGTTTCCGTTGTCTCTTGAAAATG ATTTTGATATGTCTGATATTCAGAGAGAACATACTGCTGCAATTGAAAAAATGATGCCAAATATGGCTGCCTTGAGGCGTGAGATTTGCAAAACTGTTGATGAAGATATTTTTTGGATgatctattttattttgttgcttCCAAGGTTGAATGATTATGATGCCGAGCTTTTGTCAACCCCAGAG ATTGTTGAAGCGAGAGGAAAACTTCTGCATAAACTGCAGGAAAGAAATATGGCACCCCCTGTGAATTCTGAGGTCTCTGAGAGCGTGGAAACACTGAAGAACAGTGGTGGGAATGAAAATAGCACTCATGCAAACAAGAGGCCCACTCATGGAAATGAAGAGACCAACTATGCTGAGAATTCTAAGGAGTTTAAAGAGAAAGATGTTGGTACATACTCCTCTGATGAAGTAAAACAGTCTGAAGGGGAGATCTCATTCAGTGATATCGAGAGCGATGATAATTTCCTCTCAGGCAAATATTCAGGCACTAGGCAATCAGAGATCCCTTCATGCTCGGGACCCAGTGATTGGGTCGATTTAAAAGGAAGTTTTGGTATCCTGGGTGGTGATAAGCAGAAGACAGTTCCATCAACTTCGGGAGAAAAGGGTTCAGAAAGTGAGGAGTCAAACGAGTGGCTCACGATTGATGATTCTGATTTAGATCGTCCAGCAGTTGGCTGA
- the LOC108226543 gene encoding probable sucrose-phosphate synthase 1: MAGNEWINSYLEAIIDSEPGLEQARESLLLRERGRFSPTRYFVNNVIGFDDTDLHRSWLRAQATKIPQERNTRLENMSWRIWNLARQKRMLDEKQTQRLSRRDMERQKGLKEAIADMSEDLSEGEKCDALGDISAHSESIRGRFHRISSVDTLETFANQLKGKQMYIVLISLHGLIRGENMELGRDSDTGGQVKYVVELARALSSMPGVYRVDLLTRQVSAPEVDWSYAEPTEMLPPRDLEGFLSETGESSGAYIIRIPFGPKDKYIPKEMLWPHVPEFVDGALNYIVQMSKVLGDQIGGGIPVWPVAIHGHYADAGDSASLLAGALNVPMIFTGHSLGRDKMEQLLRQGRLSRDEINSTYKIIRRIDAEELALDASEIVITSTKQEIEDQWGLYDGFDRGLEHILRARIKRNVSSYGRFMPRMVVIPPGMDFHHIVHDGDIDGETDGSEDHPAFLDPPIWAEIMRFFTNPRKPMILALARPDPKKNLTTLVEAFGECRPLRELANLTLIMGTRDDIDDMSSTNASVLLSILKLIDKYDLYGQVAFPKHHKQADVPDIYHLAAKTKGVFINPAFIEPFGLTLIEAAAHGLPTVATKNGGPVDIQRVLDNGLLVDPHDQQSIADALLNLVAEKQLWVKCRQNGLKNIHLFSWPEHCKTYLSRIAACKPRQPQWLKTEDDGENSESDSPRDSLRDIQDISLNLKFSLDVEMKDDKNNDHCSLDPEDNMIKSEHAVLAWCGQKGTREPNFVEKVDLNAGFGKFPSLRRRKYIYVIAVDSDSISGLFESVRMIFAAVERERTEGSIGFILATSFTMAEVHSFLISEDVSPTDFDAFICNSGGDLYYSSPQSEKNPFIADLYYHSHIEYRWGGEGLRKTLVRWANSIIDKNGEDGEHVITEDKNISTDYCYAFKVRMPEVVPPVRVIRRLMRIQALRCHIIYCQNGKKINVIPVLASRAQALRYLYLRWGMDLSKMAVFVGDSGDTDYEQLIGGIHKTLVLKGVGRGTTNHLHVNRSYPLTDVVPVDSPNIIESNESCSPIDIRNLLEKLGVFKC, encoded by the exons ctTGATGAAAAGCAAACTCAAAGGCTGTCAAGACGTGATATGGAACGTCAAAAAGGTCTCAAAGAAGCAATTGCTGACATGTCTGAAGATTTGTCAGAAGGTGAAAAATGTGATGCTCTCGGTGATATTTCTGCTCACAGTGAGAGTATAAGAGGTCGATTCCACAGAATTAGCTCAGTCGATACTTTGGAAACCTTTGCCAATCAGCTGAAGGGGAAACAAATGTACATTGTTTTGATAAG CCTTCATGGTCTAATACGAGGGGAAAATATGGAACTTGGTCGAGATTCTGATACAGGTGGACAG GTTAAGTATGTTGTTGAACTGGCTAGAGCTTTAAGCTCTATGCCTGGTGTTTATCGGGTGGATTTGTTGACTAGGCAGGTATCAGCTCCGGAAGTAGATTGGAGTTATGCTGAACCCACAGAGATGCTTCCTCCAAGAGACTTGGAAGGTTTCTTGAGTGAAACGGGGGAGAGTAGTGGTGCTTACATAATTCGAATTCCATTTGGTccaaaagataaatatattccGAAAGAAATGTTGTGGCCTCATGTCCCTGAATTTGTTGATGGTGCCCTTAACTACATAGTACAGATGTCTAAAGTTCTTGGTGATCAAATTGGAGGTGGTATCCCAGTCTGGCCTGTCGCCATCCATGGGCATTATGCAGATGCAGGAGACTCTGCTTCCCTGCTAGCTGGTGCTCTTAATGTTCCCATGATATTTACTGGCCATTCACTTGGGCGAGATAAAATGGAACAGCTTTTAAGACAAGGCCGATTGTCTCGAGATGAAATAAATTCAACCTACAAAATAATTCGCAGGATAGATGCAGAAGAGTTAGCCCTTGATGCCTCTGAAATAGTTATAACCAGTACTAAACAGGAGATCGAAGATCAATGGGGCTTGTATGATGGTTTTGATCGAGGATTAGAGCATATTCTACGAGCAAGAATCAAAAGGAATGTGAGCTCCTATGGAAGGTTCATGCCACGCATGGTT GTGATTCCTCCAGGGATGGATTTCCACCATATTGTTCATGATGGTGATATCGATGGTGAAACAGATGGCAGTGAAGATCATCCAGCCTTCCTAGATCCACCTATATGGGCTGAG ATAATGCGCTTCTTTACTAATCCACGGAAGCCAATGATCCTAGCCCTTGCTCGACCAGATCCAAAAAAGAATCTGACAACATTGGTTGAAGCATTTGGAGAGTGTCGTCCATTGAGAGAGCTTGCTAATCTC ACATTAATAATGGGTACCCGGGATGATATTGATGATATGTCGAGCACAAATGCATCAGTTCTGCTCTCAATACTTAAACTGATTGATAAGTATGATCTCTATGGTCAAGTGGCATTTCCTAAGCACCACAAGCAGGCTGATGTACCTGACATATATCATTTAGCAGCAAAGACGAag GGTGTATTTATTAATCCTGCTTTTATTGAGCCGTTTGGGCTTACTCTTATTGAG GCAGCGGCTCATGGTTTACCTACGGTGGCCACAAAAAATGGTGGTCCAGTTGATATTCAAAGG GTACTTGATAATGGTCTTCTTGTTGATCCTCATGATCAGCAATCTATTGCTGATGCTCTTTTAAATCTGGTAGCAGAGAAGCAGCTTTGGGTTAAATGCCGACAAAATGGGTTGAAAAATATTCACCTCTTCTCGTGGCCGGAACATTGCAAAACTTATCTGTCCCGCATAGCAGCTTGCAAACCAAGACAGCCACAATGGCTAAAAACTGAGGATGATGGTGAAAATTCAGAATCTGATTCACCAAGGGATTCTTTGAGAGATATACAGGATATATCTTTGAATTTAAAGTTTTCTCTGGATGTTGAGATGAAAGATGACAAGAATAATGATCATTGTTCATTGGACCCGGaagataatatgattaaatCAGAACATGCTGTTTTAGCATGGTGTGGCCAGAAGGGGACACGAGAACCAAATTTTGTGGAGAAAGTGGATCTGAATGCAGGATTTGGAAAATTCCCATCTCTAAGGAGgagaaagtatatatatgtaattgctGTAGATTCTGATTCTATTTCAGGTCTTTTCGAAAGTGTGAGAATGATATTTGCTGCCGTAGAAAGGGAGCGGACTGAAGGGTCAATAGGATTTATACTGGCTACATCCTTTACCATGGCAGAAGTACATTCGTTTCTGATCTCGGAAGATGTAAGCCCTACCGATTTTGATGCTTTTATCTGCAATAGTGGTGGTGATCTGTATTATTCATCTCCTCAATCTGAAAAGAATCCATTTATTGCTGATTTGTATTATCATTCACACATCGAGTACCGTTGGGGCGGAGAAGGGTTGAGGAAGACTTTGGTACGTTGGGCTAATTCTATCATTGACAAGAACGGTGAAGATGGAGAACACGTGATTACCGAAGATAAAAATATCTCGACGGACTATTGTTATGCTTTTAAAGTTAGGATGCCTGAAGTG GTTCCTCCTGTGAGGGTGATCCGAAGGTTGATGAGAATTCAGGCTCTCCGTTGTCATATTATCTATTGTCAAAATGGAAAGAAGATTAACGTGATTCCAGTTCTGGCATCTCGCGCTCAGGCACTCAG GTATCTATATCTTCGATGGGGTATGGACTTGTCAAAGATGGCCGTCTTTGTTGGAGACAGTGGTGATACTGATTATGAGCAATTGATTGGTGGTATACACAAGACTTTAGTGCTGAAGGGAGTTGGCCGTGGTACTACCAATCATCTGCATGTCAACAGGAGCTACCCTCTTACAGACGTGGTGCCAGTTGACAGCCCTAACATAATCGAGTCCAATGAAAGTTGCAGCCCTATTGACATCCGTAATTTACTGGAGAAACTGGGAGTTTTCAAATGCTAG
- the LOC108192916 gene encoding uncharacterized protein LOC108192916 yields MESREASALITSPNSDDESSLSFTYALAKEAAVLFHSGNFSDCLQLLLQLLHYKPTDPKVLHNIAVVENIEDGFSNPKKFLEVLNDVKKRSEELASAPVENLEDVSNAESNVVAVSNGSSILVPESSAAHSSKIVQFAEFSTHVASFNIAVTWFNLCEYSKSFSILEPVYRKVAPISEGIALRVCLLLLDVALLSHDALRSAEVIDYVEKISCVTGMMNQGENVSHAQLQPQSLVTRPSSVPNSTPNSEILSGDSATNTSEISLSRSLSEEAEYENLFSTLDMSGQNLSRPSVLHSLNDISRTQVDDSLPVTDLRLKLHLYKVRFLLLTRNPKAAKREVKMAMNIARGNNSMVLFLKAQLEYARGNHPKAIKLLMASSNRTEIGTSIMFYNNLGCIHFQLGKYQTSALYFSKALSTSSAMRKEKPHCGTSFSADKYLRIAYNCGMQYLACGKPILAARCFHKASLISYNRPLLWLRIAECCLMALEKGLLYSDGDLSSRSEVKVRVVGKGKWRHLVIEDRELRSSQAGFIGREDSLIRSDKQPKLSMSLARQCLLNALQLLNSSESLHLSSGLPSDLAIDEKAFSKSTNYKGVVGGDSQAHNMAVGSGQFANGELKEPKGASILNATLQNSVSDHEDICRKEIQIIRQSVLADLAYVELELGNPLKALSTARTLLKFTECSKIYLFLANVFAAEALCLLNRPKEAAEHLMIYLTSGNIVEHPFTQEDYEFWRVDKNVKCEESNGGSMDANNPSAGDGQVFALNSEEARGTLYADLATISARQGDLEQASRFSSLALSTIPNSPEAMLTATYLDLMWGKPHEAVKKFKNFSRVSFLDGSFAVKGSL; encoded by the exons ATGGAGTCTCGAGAAGCTTCTGCACTCATCACATCTCCCAATTCCGACGACGAGTCCTCACTCTCCTTCACTTACGCCTTGGCTAAAGAAGCTGCCGTGCTTTTCCATTCCGGCAACTTCTCCGATTGTCTCCAATTGCTCCTTCAGCTTTTGCACTACAAACCTACCGATCCCAAG GTTCTCCATAATATTGCTGTAGTAGAAAACATTGAAGATGGATTTTCGAATCCAAAGAAATTCCTCGAAGTACTAAATGACGTGAAG AAACGAAGTGAAGAGCTTGCAAGTGCACCTGTGGAAAATTTAGAGGATGTTAGCAATGCAGAAAGTAATGTCGTGGCAGTATCTAACGGAAGTAGTATATTGGTGCCCGAATCCTCTGCTGCTCATAGTTCCAAAATTGTTCAGTTTGCTGAATTTTCCACCCATGTGGCATCTTTCAACATA GCAGTCACTTGGTTTAACCTTTGTGAGTATTCAAAGTCATTTTCTATTCTGGAACCAGTTTATCGAAAAGTTGCACCTATAAGTGAG GGGATAGCTCTTCGTGTATGCCTCTTGTTGCTCGATGTTGCCTTGCTTTCACATGATGCCTTGAGATCTGCT GAAGTCATTGACTATGTAGAGAAGATATCTTGTGTCACTGGCATGATgaatcaaggtgaaaatgtGAGCCATGCTCAACTACAGCCTCAGAGCCTAGTCACCAGACCTTCTTCAGTTCCTAACAGCACACCTAATTCCGAAATTTTGAGTGGTGATTCTGCTACAAATACATCTGAAATTTCTTTGTCTAGAAGTTTATCAGAGGAGGCAGAATATGAAAACTTATTTTCAACTCTTGACATGAGTGGGCAAAACCTATCAAGACCCTCTGTTCTCCATTCTTTGAATGATATCTCAAGAACTCAAGTTGATGATTCTTTGCCGGTCACTGATTTGAGACTCAAGTTGCATCTATACAAGGTTCGGTTTCTTCTTCTTACCAGGAACCCTAAGGCAGCCAAACGTGAAGTTAAGATGGCCATGAACATAGCTAGGGGAAATAATTCCATGGTTCTCTTTCTGAAGGCTCAGCTTGAATATGCCCGTGGAAATCATCCTAAAGCAATTAAGCTTTTAATGGCTTCAAGCAATCGAACAGAAATCGGAACTTCTATCATGTTCTACAATAATCTCGGTTGTATTCACTTTCAACTTGGCAAGTATCAAACATCAGCTTTGTACTTTTCCAAGGCATTAAGTACCAGTTCAGCAATGAGGAAGGAAAAGCCTCATTGCGGTACTAGTTTCTCGGCAGACAAATACCTCCGCATAGCTTATAATTGTGGCATGCAGTACTTAGCTTGTGGCAAACCAATCCTTGCTGCTCGATGTTTCCACAAAGCCAGTTTAATTTCCTACAATCGGCCTCTCTTATGGCTACGAATTGCTGAATGTTGTTTAATGGCCCTTGAAAAGGGACTCCTGTATTCTGATGGAGATTTGTCTAGCAGATCAGAGGTTAAAGTCCGTGTTGTTGGAAAGGGAAAGTGGAGGCATCTTGTAATTGAGGACAGGGAATTGAGAAGTAGCCAGGCAGGTTTTATTGGTCGAGAAGATTCATTGATCCGTAGTGATAAACAACCCAAACTTTCGATGTCTCTGGCTCGTCAGTGTCTATTAAATGCATTACAGCTGCTAAACTCTTCCGAGTCTCTGCACTTGAGCTCCGGTTTGCCATCTGATTTAGCTATTGATGAAAAAGCATTTTCTAAAAGTACCAACTATAAGGGTGTGGTAGGAGGTGATTCTCAGGCACATAATATGGCAGTTGGTTCAGGTCAGTTTGCAAATGGGGAATTGAAAGAACCAAAAGGTGCAAGTATTCTGAATGCTACTTTACAAAACTCTGTTTCTGATCACGAAGATATTTGCAGAAAAGAGATCCAGATAATTAGACAATCTGTTCTTGCTGATTTGGCATATGTAGAGTTGGAATTAGGGAATCCCTTGAAAGCCTTGTCAACTGCAAGGACTCTCTTGAAATTTACAGAGTGTTCAAAAATATACCTATTCTTGGCCAATGTTTTTGCAGCTGAGGCTCTCTGCTTGCTCAATCGTCCGAAGGAAGCTGCAGAGCATTTGATGATCTATCTTACTAGTGGGAACATTGTTGAACATCCTTTTACCCAAGAAGATTATGAGTTCTGGCGAGTAGACAAAAACGTGAAATGTGAGGAGTCAAATGGTGGTTCAATGGATGCCAACAATCCTTCAGCTGGTGATGGACAAGTTTTTGCACTCAATTCTGAAGAGGCACGGGGGACTCTCTATGCAGACCTAGCTACCATTTCTGCGAGACAGGGTGATCTTGAGCAAGCCAGTAGATTTTCAAGCCTAGCATTGTCCACTATACCAAACAGCCCTGAAGCCATGTTAACTGCAACTTACTTGGATCTCATGTGGGGGAAGCCTCATGAAGCTgtcaaaaagtttaaaaattttaGTCGTGTTAGTTTCCTTGATGGCAGTTTTGCAGTGAAAGGATCGTTGTGA
- the LOC108226554 gene encoding 36.4 kDa proline-rich protein: MDSTKLTALLLISMLVISIANPVLDCGNCEKTSAHHKPAKIHPPKFVKPPITLPPLVKPAKGKPGKLCPSTPSSPSSTVCPIDVLKLGECVDVLGGLVHVGLGNPIADKCCPLIAGLVELEAAVCLCNALKLKLLNLNLYVPIALQLLITCGKPPPSGYTCSL, encoded by the coding sequence ATGGACTCTACTAAACTCACAGCTCTTCTCCTCATATCCATGCTTGTCATTTCCATTGCTAACCCTGTTCTTGATTGTGGTAACTGTGAAAAAACCTCTGCTCATCACAAACCTGCCAAGATTCACCCACCTAAATTCGTAAAACCACCCATTACCCTACCCCCTCTCGTGAAACCTGCCAAGGGAAAGCCAGGGAAGCTGTGCCCCTCGACACCGTCAAGCCCGAGCTCCACGGTGTGCCCAATTGATGTGCTGAAACTGGGAGAATGTGTGGATGTTCTTGGTGGACTGGTGCATGTTGGGCTTGGTAATCCCATAGCAGATAAATGCTGCCCACTTATAGCTGGACTGGTTGAGCTGGAAGCTGCAGTGTGCTTGTGCAACGCTCTGAAGCTGAAGCTCCTCAATCTCAATCTGTATGTTCCCATTGCTTTGCAGCTCCTTATCACTTGTGGAAAGCCACCTCCTTCTGGTTACACTTGCTCTCTCTAG